The genomic region CGATTACAAGTTTCATAGGCGTTTTGATATCCGGGCTTTACAATACCCCGCAACAGCTTGATACGCAGGCGTGTTTGAGGGCCATTTAAGGAGAGTGTTGTGATCGTACGCTGGGAAACCGACCATGACTATGTGTTGGTGCATATTCACCAGGATATGTTTGGCGACTGGATTTTTAGCCGTGCCTGGGGGCAAATTGGCACACAGTTTGGCGGGCTAAAACACCAGTTGGCCGACACTCGAGAACAAGCGCAGATGTGGATGGAGGATGAAGCCACGATTCAGTCCTCCCGCGGCTTCCGCAAGGTGCTAGAAGCCGCCGATCACTCGCCAGAAGGCCAAGAAGCCATGCGTCAGCTTTCGCTACTTGACGCCCTGTAGCCGATGCCCTGCTAGCCTAAAAATCGTCGCCCGTTGCGCTGGTGCGCACCCACAGGCGGTACGTGCGCAGGCGGTGACGTCATCGCCTCTAGCGCCGCCTGATCAAGCCAATCGCGCGCTTGTAGCCACGCACTGAGGCGTTCTAAATCAAACCCTCTATCTAACTCCTCTCCTTCGCTGTCCACCAAGACGGGAATACGCACCCCGTAGCGCTCAGTAAGGGCGTCATCATCGATAATCTCGATGCGGTTCAACGCTATCTCTTGGTTAGCCAGCGTTGTTACTAGCGCCTCAAGTTGAGCACAAAGATGGCAGCCCAGTGTCGTGTAAATTGATAATTGAATCATTACCTTTGCTCTTCAACTGCTTATGATTTGTGGCGTAATAAAAATACGTGGTGCAAGTTGGTACGCCGCTGGAAATCCGGGTCGAAGGTACGCGAAGTGATCTCTTCTACCGCGTACCGCTCGCTAAGCGCTTCGTCTAGCTTGAAACGCCGCTGATTGTTTGAGAACACCAACGTTCCACCGGGGGCAAGGCGCGCCATGGCAAGTTCCACTAACCGCGGGTGGTCGCGCTGCACATCTAGCGTGTCGCGCATCTTTTTCGAGTTTGAAAACGTTGGCGGGTCCATGAAGATCAGGTCGAACTCGGCATTGGCGGTTTCCAACCAGCGGAAGCAGTCATCCCGCACTACCCGGTGAAGCCGAGGATCGAGCTTGTTGAGCGCAAAGTTATCCCGCGCCCACTCAAGGTAGGTATTGGACATATCTACGCTGACGCTGTCGCTTGCGCCACCCAAAGCAGCCTGTACCGTTGCGGTGGCGGTATAGCAGAACAGGTTGAGAAAGCGCTTACCGCTGGCCATCTCGCCCAGCATACGACGCACCGGACGGTGATCCAAAAACAGGCCAGTATCCAAGTAGTCCCGCAGATTAACCCACAGTCGCGCGCTGCCTTCGCGCACTTCAAAACGTTCACCGCTAGCGGAGCGTTTCTGGTACTGAGCGCTGCCTGCCTGCTTCTCGCGGCGTTTAATATACACGTTGCTTGCATCGACACCCAGGGCATCGGGCAGCACTTCCAGTGCATCAAATAGCCGTTTTTGCGCCTGGGCCGGATTAATTGAACTCGGTGCGGCATACTCCTGAACATGAACGCGGTCGCCGTAACGATCCACCGCCAGCGCGTATTCCGGCATATCGGCATCGTAGATGCGATAGCACATTTCACCGCTCTGCTTCAGCCACTTTTTCAGACGTTTTTGATTTTTCGCCAATCGGTTGGCAAACATCTGCGCATTTTCCGACACTGCCGGTTTTGCTGTGCTGCTTTCCTGATGCGCTACGCCCGCTGCTGACGGTTCACCGCTCTCCTGGGGCGCAGGGCGGGCGCTGCCAATCTCCATCAGCAGCAGCTTGGCATCCAGCGCGCCGTTTTTTAGCGCGTACTGTTTGTGGGCACGTAGACCTAGGCGGTGGCCAAGATCCGGATTGCCGGTAAATAGCGCCAGCGTCCAGCCGGGGAACAGCGCTTTGGTTTTATCGCCTAGCTGGGCGTAGAGCCGCACCAGCTCAGGCAGCTCGCCCAGGCGCTCGCCATAGGGCGGGTTGGTAATCAATAGTCCCTGCTCGGCAGTCAGGGTCTCTGGCCGCGTGAGTTGGCTAAGGCTTTGGCCGTGTAGGGTGATCAGCGCCGGAATGCCCGCTCGCATAGCGTTGGATTTAGCGGCAGTAAGGGCTGCGGGACTTTGGTCAAAGCCCAACAGCTGCGTTTTACAGCGCTTGCGACCAATCGAGGCACGCGCATCGGCTTCGCGCTTTAGCTCCCGCCACATCGCCTCGTCGTGGCCCGCCCAGCCGTGGAAACCAAACCGCTCACGGTTCACGTTAGGGGCTTGGTCGGCGGCCATCAATGCGGCTTCGATTAGCAGTGTACCAGCACCGCACAGCGGGTCGATCAGTGGCTCGCCTGCTTTGGCACGCTCAGGCCAGCCGGCACGCACCAGCAGCGCTGCCGCCAAGTTCTCTTTGAGCGGCGCGTGCCCCACGTCGCGGCGGTAACCACGGCGGTGCAGACTCTCACCGGAAAGATCGATACCCAGCGTTAAATTCGCCCGATGCAGGTGCGTATAAATGCGCAAATCGGGCGTTTTAGTGTCAATACTAGGCCGCTCTATGCCCGCCAACTGAAGCGAATCGACAATGCCATCTTTAACAGTTTGGGCGCCAAAGCGCGTGTGGCGAATATGGTCGCTGCGGCCATGGAAATCGACTGCCAGCGTTTTACCGGGAAATACGTGCTCCGCCCAGGCAATCCGAGCAGATGCATCGTGCACTTGTTCGGCAGTTTCTATCATTGATTCTCGCGCTAACAGCAAAATAATGCGGTTCGCCAGCCGAGACCACAAGCACACCCGGTATGCCGTTTCTTGGCTAGCAGAAAAATAGACGCCTGCCACGGTGGTTTTGCCCGGCACGGCGCCCAGGGCCGTTAATTCATCCGCCAGCAGGCCTTCAATGCCTTTAGGGCAGGTCGCTAGGAGGTTTAGTAGCGCAGTTTGGTTCAACTCGGTCATGGTATTCGACGCGCGTAACTGCGCGATATTCCTATATATGGCAAATGAGTTTACGTCTTATGACAATTTCATGGTCGACAAGTGACCCCATGATGGTCTAACAATAAGAGTGTAGCTACTGAAAAAACGCATGCGTTGTTGGTTATGGTCGTTAACGGGTTCATCCACTCGATGTGAACACTTTAATGACGCATGACTTGTCGAGATAACCGCTTTGCCCGTTCAGCACGTGAGTGCTAGACATTAGTGCTTGTGCGGTATCTCACTGTTGTTAAGGTCAGCTCTCGGAATAGGCGCTGGTGCGATTAAGGCTTACATAAACTGTTTATACAAACACTGTTTATACAAACTATGTATACCTAAGCAGCACAGTATCAGGCTCTATTTCTTATCAAAGGCTTTCATGAATGAGGTTAGCCAATGAAACGACAAAAACGTGATCGCTTCCAACGGGCTTATGTTCACGGATATAAAGCGGGTATTACGGGTCGCTCCCGTGATGATTGTCCCAGTCAAGATGTCAATTTACGCGAATATTGGATGAGCGGTTGGCGTGAAGGTCGTGGCGATCAGTGGGATGGGATGACCGGCGTTTCCGGTATCCACAAAAACCCCCTGGTCATGGCCTAGTTAGTTTACTTTTTACCCAAACATTTGGAGAACGGAGCCCGCTGCCAGGCGGGCTTTTTATTGCTTAACGGATCGCCCCACTTCATATCTTCAATGGCTAACCGCCCTGCTTAAGCGCTTCGGCACACTGCTTAACAAGCTCCGGCCCTTGATAAATCAACCCTGAATAGAGCTGCACTACATCAGCCCCTGCGGCAATTTTAGCTTTGGCTGCGTCGCCGCTGTCGATTCCCCCCACGCCAATAATGGGTAGCGTAGGAAGCTGTGCCCGCAGCAAGCGAATAACGGTATTTGAAGCCTCAAATACCGGCTTACCCGATAGCCCCCCCGCCTCTTCTGACTGTGGGTCGCTTTTTACTGCCTCTCGGGAAACCGTGGTATTAGTGGCAATGACGCCATCGAGCGCATTACCGGCAATGCTATTTGCTACCAGCGTGACTTCCTCTTCACTCATATCAGGAGCAATTTTGACCAGCAGCGGCACTTTGCGGCCTGTTTCAGCATCCAGCGCATGGCTACGAGCGCGTATCGGCCCTAACAGCGCGTCTAGCTGCTCGCCAAACTGGAGAGTACGTAGACCAGGGGTGTTGGGTGATGAGATGTTCACTGCGATGTAATCAGCCACACCGTGCACCGCCTCTAAGCAGAGCAAATAGTCATCCAGGGCATGCTCAACTGAGGTGGACAGATTTTTGCCGATATTGATACCGACAATGCCGTTATAGTGGCGCTTTTTTACCTGCGCTACTAAGTGTTCAACCCCTTTGTTATTAAAACCAAAGCGATTAATGATGGCATCGTGCCCAGCAAGCCTGAACAGGCGCGGCTTCGGGTTGCCTGGCTGGGCTTTGGGCGTCACAGTGCCAACCTCTACAAAACCGAACCCTAGCTCGCCTAAGGCATCGAGGTGGTCGGCGTTTTTATCAAGCCCGGCGGCGAGACCAACCCGGTTATTAAAACGCAGCCCCATCAGTTCAACCGGGTCGCTTACCGGTTCGCCGTATACGCGTTTAACGCCCCCAACCCGATGCAGGGCATCTAACCCACGCAGCGCCATACTGTGCGAAGCTTCCGGGTCTAAGCGAAACAGCAGCGAACGGGCGAGGTTATACATCAGCGGGGCTCTCCTGGGCGTTGGGATAGGCGTTAAGCGCGGCGGGCGCAGTATAGCGCAGATCTGCGGCGGTTCGCAGAGAAAGCCGCCCACAAAAAAGCCGTCCCCTGGCGAACCAGGGTACGGCTTATGCTTAGTAGCGCTCGGCGTAAGGATTACGCTTCGCTATCGCTTTCCGCAAGATCTACCAGTTCACGAATAGCAACGGCAAACAGTGCAAAGCCACCTTCACTGCCACCACGCACCTCGTCAATCAGGCGGCACCAGCGACGGTGCAGCTCAGCATGCTGCTCCAACCATTGGGCGACACGCTCTTGGGTATCGCGGCTGCCCGCCTCAAGTTTCAGCACGCTTGTAGTGAGTGCTAACTGCTGGCGGTCAATGTCGTCACGGAAGGTTTCCCGTGCCTGCGCTTGCCAGGCATCGCGCACTTCTAAATGGGTTACCTGCTGAATCATCCAGGGAAGCTCTAGACGGCTGCCGATCTCGTAGAACACTTCGGCTACCCGCTGGGGCTTCTCATTGGTGACACGTGCCGCTTGAATAATACCCAGACCTGCATAAAGGCTCGGTGCGGCTGCCACCGTTGAGGCTAAGGCTTCTGGCACGCCCGCGTCCTGCAGCTCATCACAGCGCTTGCGCCATGCAGCCTGCTCTTCACCGCTTAGCAGTTCACCAATACCCTCTTGCAGCTGCGCCAAGCGCGGACCGAAGAACTCAATAGCATCTTGCGTGGAAAGTCCCAGGTGCGTGCGCAGGAACCAGCGCGTGGCACGACGAATCATGCGCATCAGTTCTAGCATCATGGAATACTGCACGCGGCTTGGCACTTGGTTGTCCAGCGACTCGATCTGCGCCCACAGGGCAGGCAGGTTAAACGCATCCCGGGCCACAATGTAAGCACGAGCAATATCCGCCCGGCCAGCGCCCGTAGAGTCCATTAAGCGACGTACAAAGACGATTCCCATGTGATCAACCAAATCGTTGGCTACCTGAGTAGCCACAATTTCACGTTTCAGGCGATGCTCGTACATTTCGCTCTGATAGCGCTCGGTTAAAACAGCCGGGAAAAGGCGCTCTAGATGGCGATGAATGTAAAGATCATCCGGTATATCGGAGTTGATCAAATCGCCCTTCAGGGTGCTCTTGGCGTAGGAGATCAGTACTGCCAATTCGGGCAAGCGCATGCCCTGGTTGCTGCTGACACGCTCTTTAAGCACATCGTCAGCGGGCAGGAACTCAAGCTCACGGTCAATCTGCCCAGCGGACTCAAGCTCGCTGATAAAGCGACGGAAGGGCCCCATGCCTTGCTTGGAAAGGATTTCTGAAAGATCCAGCGCCTGGGTTTGGCGATAGTTATCCAAAATAACCAGGTCAGCGACCTCTTCGGTCATGTCCGCTAACAGCTGATTGCGCTGTTTGTCGGTCATATCGCCACGCTTAACCACTTCATCAATCAATATCTTGATATTGACCTCGTGGTCGGAGCAGTTAACCCCACCAGCGTTATCAATAAAGTCGGTGTAAACCCGTACGCCGTTGGCGGCGGCTTCCATACGGCCTCGCTGGGTAAAGCCGAGGTTCCCCCCCTCGCCTACCACGCGGCAGCGCAGCTCAGTGCCGTTAATGCGTAGCGCATCGTTAGCTTTATCGCCCACGTCGGCATCGGTTTCTTCAGAGCCTTTTACGTAGGTGCCGATGCCGCCATTCCAAAGCAGATCAATTTTGGCCTTCAACATGGCTCGAATCAGATCATTGGGCGATAGGCGTGCGTCTTGAATGCCAAACACCTGCTGCATTTCAGGGCTGATGGCGATAGATTTAGCGCTACGGTTAAACACGCCGCCACCTTTAGAAATCAGCTCAGCGTTATAGTCTTCCCAACTGGAGCGAGGCAGGTTAAACAGGCGTGTGCGCTCGGCAAAGGCGGCGTCTGCGTCAGGATTTGGGTCGACGAAGATATGCAGATGGTTGAACGCGCCAACCAGCTGGATCTTATCGGACAGCAGCATGCCATTACCAAACACGTCGCCGGCCATATCACCAATGCCCACGGCAGTGAATAAATCCTTTTGGGTATTAACGCCCAGGTTTTTGAAGTGGCGCTTAACGGACTCCCAGGCGCCACGGGCCGTAATCGCCATCTTCTTATGGTCGTAGCCGTTGGCACCGCCGGAGGCAAAAGCATCGCCCAGCCAGTGGCCGTACTCTACAGAAATCTCGTTAGCGATATCCGAGAACGTCGCGGTACCTTTATCGGCGGCAACAACTAAATACGTGTCATCTTCATCGTGGCGCACGACGTTTTGCGGCGGTACTACCTCCCCCCCCACAAGGTTGTCAGTAATATCTAGCAGGGCGCGGATAAAGATTTTATAGCAGGCGATCCCTTCTTTCTGCTGCGTTTCACGGTCAGCGTTCTCAGGCATGCGCTTGCAGACAAAGCCGCCCTTCGCCCCTACCGGCACGATGACCGAGTTTTTCACCTGCTGCGCTTTTACTAGGCCAAGAACTTCGGTACGGAAGTCTTCCTGACGGTCGGACCAGCGCAAGCCGCCTCGGGCAACTTTGCCACCGCGCAGATGCACGCCCTCCACCCGCGGCGAGCAAACAAAAATCTCAAACGCCGGGCGTGGCTTGGGCATGCCCGTTACCTTTGATGGCTCAAGCTTATAGGCGATATAGTCTTTAAAGCCGCCGCTCTCCGTTTGCTGGTAATAGTTGGTGCGCAGGGTGGCTTGAATCAGCTCCATAAAGCGACGCAGCAGCTGGTCGTCGTTTAAGCTCGCCACGCCTTCAAGGTGCTCGTTTAAGCGGGCGACACACTCCTCGGTTGTGCCATGCTGATGCGCCGGGTCAAAACGCAAGCGGAAGAGCTCCACTAGCCCCTGGGTAATCGCTGGGTAATTTACCAGGGTAGCGGCAAAGTAGTCTTGGGACATGCCAAAGCGGATCTGCTTCAAGTAGCGGGCGTAGCCGCGCAGCATCGCCACTTCGCGCCAATCCAGCCCTGCGCCAATAATCAGCCGATTAAAAGCATCGTTTTCCGCTTCTCCCGCCCAAATGCGCTTGAACGCTTCACTGAAGGTGTCGCGCATGGCACTAAGATTCACCCCTTCACTGCTGTGCTCAAGCTCGAAGTCATGAATCCAATAGCGCTGCTGAGGGGCATTAATATCGTAGGGGCGCTCACCAATGACCCGCAGGCCGAGGTTTTCCATCATCGGTAAAACATCGGATAATGGAATCTGAGACTCACGGTGGTAAAGCTTTAGATTCATACCGCCCGCCTGCTCTTCAAGAGGACGATAAAGAGAGAGGGAGATATCTGAACCGCTATCTAAATTCAACAGGTGCTGAACATCGAACACCGCCGTGCGGGCATTAAAGTCTTCACGGTAGCTGGCCGAGAACGCTTCGTGGAACTGTTCAATCAGCAGATTGGCGCGCTCTTCGCCAAACCCTTCGATCATTGCGGCTTGCAAGTCGTCACGCCAGCTGCGCGCTAAGCGTGCCACCTTGCTTTCCAGGCGTTTTAGGTCGTACTGGCTTGGGGCCTCACCATTAAAGCGCAGAATAAGCTGAATACGCGCCAGCACCGACTCCGATAAGTAGGTGTTGAAGTCACCAAAATGGGCGTCGAGTTCGTCGCACAGCATCGCTTGAATACGCTGACGCAGGTCGGTAGAGAACACATCCCGAGGTACAAAAACTAAACAGGAGTAGAACTTACCGCTAACATCTGCGCGGATAAACAGACGTACCTGACGGCGCTCACGGATGTTAAGGATGCCCAGCGCCGTGCTGGCCAACGCCTCTGTGCTGATCTGGAAAAGATCATCTCGGGGATATACTTCCAGCACTTGGAGCAGCTGCTTGCCGTTGTGGCCGTGGGGATTGAACCCCGCAATATCCATCACGGCTTTCAGCTTACGCCGCAACAGCGGAATATTGCGCGGCGACTCGTTGTACACCGTAGAAGTAAACAAGCCAAAGAAACGCCGCTCGCCAATCACATTGCCATCATCATCGTAGCGATCAACGGTGATGTAATCAGGGTACGTGGGGCGATGCACTCGGGAGTGATGGGCACTTTTGGCAAACGACAGCAGTTGAGGCACCAGCACGTAGGCGTTGTGCTCATCGATACCCTCTTCGGTGCGGATACGCTCCCGATAGCGCGGTTGGTCAAGGCGGAAAACACCGAGCACGCTGTTGGAATCGCGCTGTAGCTCATTACCTTCCAATAAATATTCGTCGTAGCCCAGGAAGGTAAAGTTATCCTTTAGCAACCACTCTAAAAAGGCGATGGCTTCTTCGTGGTCATCGGGGTCAATTTGTGGCGGGCAGTTTTTCTCAAGCTCTTGAATGGCCGTGGTAATCTGGCCGCACATTGCGTCAAAGTCGCTCACGGCGGTGCGCACATCCCGCAAAACTTCGTGTAGTTTGCTCTCGATATTCGCCAGTGCATCAGGATCGGTGTGGCGGTCAACCTCAATCACAATAAGTGATTCCCGCGCATCCGGCGCGTCTTCATCCCGTGGCGAGGCAAGGTTTTGAAGCTGGTACTGACCATTGCGTGCAACGGCAAAAACGGCGTTTTGAATGGCATGTACCGTTAGGCCGCGGCGATTTAGCTCAATACGCACCGAGTCGACCAAAAACGGCATATCTTCATGCAAAACGGCCACAAAAGTGTGGGTAGACTGCCAGCCGTGCTCTTCGAAATCGGGGTTAAAGACCCGCACTTTGGGGCTTAAGGGGTCATGGTTTTGCAGAAACTGCCAAATCGATAGCGTGGCGCCGTAAAGGTCGTCTAGTCGACGATCAATCAGGTCTTCAACGGGCACCGTGGCATAAAAGTGCCGAGCGAAGGCTTCAACGTCTGCCGCGCGTGCAGGCTCCAGTTGCGCTTCCAATCGCTCTTGTAGCTGCTTTAAAAGATCTTGCCGACTCTCTTCAATCGCAACGTAATGCATCCATCACCTCGACTTCCTAGGGCCACTGCTTTGGCCAAAAAACGAAGAACAATAGGCCTTTAGGCCACGCTGCTCATTAGCTTACGCTACCCATGGTCACCACCCTAGTCATCTGACAGGTTATTCATGGTGTATGCCGCTTATGCATCATAAGCACTATTGACAATTTCACTCTTGAGCGACTGGGTTCCGCGTGAGCCATACTCCACACTCACAGTGGTGGGTAAACGGAAACTGATCAAAAAGCGCAAACCGCTCAATGCGGTGCGTCTTAGTCAGTATGGTTAAATTTTCAGCGAGCGTTGCCGGGTTGCATGAAATATAAACGATCTGATCATATTCACTGATTTGCTGACAGCTCTGTTCGTCTAATCCAGCGCGTGGCGGATCGACTAATACGGTAGAAAAATCGTAGCTTTCTAGCCCCATCTCAGCTACCCGCCGACCTACTTTTTCACCTCGCAGTGCTAGGGAAAACTCCTCTGCTGACATTCTTGCGATTTGGGCATTGGTTACGCTATTCGCCGCCAAGTTAACATTGGCACTGGCGACTGAGGTTCGGGAAATTTCGGTTGCTAACACTTGGCGAAAGTTATCCGCGAGTGCAATGGTAAAGTTACCGTTACCGCAGTACAGCTCTACCAAGTCTTCACTTTGACGGCCAGCGGTCACTTCATGCGCCCACTCCAGCATCGTTTGGCAGATGTGGGCATTGGGCTGGGTAAAACTGTTTTCTACTTGCTGGTAATGCAGCGTGCGACCGTTGACGGTTAAGCGCTCCCATACGTGGTCTTGGGTGAGCACGATGCGCTGTTTGCGTGAGCGGCCAATAATCATAATACCCAGAGCTTTTTCCAGCGCGCGGGCCTCTTCTTCCCAGGCTTCCCCTAGCGGGCGGTGGTAAATCAGCGTCACTAGCGCTTCGCCTGAGAGCGTGGTTAAAAACTCAATCTGAAAAAGTCGGCGGCGCAGCTCATCGCTGGCTAAGAACGCCTCGCGTAGCTGTGGCATCAGTGCATTAATCTGCTCACTGGCGACCGGAAACTGATCAAGGCGCACTACTTTTTTGTTCTTGGGGTTATCGGGATCCACTTCAAACATGGCATAAAACAGGTCATCCTTTTCATGCCAAATACGAAACTCGCAGCGCTGGCGGTAGTGGCTTGGCGGCGAAGGATAAACTTCCAAGTCAGGTGTTTTAAACGTGGCAAAGGTACTTTCCAGATAAGCTTGTTTATCAGCCAACTGTGCCGCATAGCGAGCGGGATCTACGGTAGGAATCGCCAAGGTGTCTCCTTGTGATTAGAAAATTAAAGTGGGTAAAAAAGCGTTAATCATTGGTCGATTAACTAACGGCGGGCAGTAATAGCTGCTGGGGTTTGCGAAACCCGTAGCGAGCAAATCCATCAATCAAAGCATTTGCTGGCGCCGTGGTAAAACAGCGTCCGTCGGACGCGTCAAACGCCAGCTGCTTGGCTATCTGGCCTACTCGGCGTGCGATGGCATCGCCAGAATCAACCCACGCAAGCGGCGTTGGCGCGAGCGTGGTCAGCATAGGCTTTAATAGCGGAAAGTGGGTACAGCCAAGCACCACGGTGTCCAATGCAGGGATAGCCTGCGTGGCTTGCCAGAGCGGCTGTAGCGCTTGGTAAATACGGGTAGCGTTGAGCGGCGTTCCAGCCAGCCAAGCTTCCGCCTCAGTGACCAGTGCATCGGCCGCGACCTTTGTCACTAGGCAGTCACTCGCGAAGCTGTCGATTAGCCCCTGGGTGTAAGGCCGGTTGACCGTCGCCGTCGTTGCCAGTAGGCCAATATGGCGTGTTTTACTTGTGAACGCCGCGGGTTTTATCGCCGGCACCGTACCTACCACGGGAATCATTAACGTCTGACGCAGTCCATCCAGCGCCAGCGTACTGGCGGTGTTGCAGGCAACCACCAATAAGCTGGCTTGGCAAGCGTCAACGGCTGCTTGGCACACCGCCACAATACGCGCAGCCAGCGCGTCATCGTCACGCAGGCCATAGGGCAACCAAGCATTATCACAGGCGTAGCACATCGATACCTTGGGATAGTGCGAACGCAAAGCGTTAGCGACGGACAGCCCTCCCACGCCTGAATCGAAAATCAGCACTGGGCCCGTCATATCCTCCATCCCAATTTGTCATACGCTTTTGCCACGCCAACCCTCGCTAAGCTATCAATACGGGGCGATAGTTTAACACGCCCCGTGGTGCTCTAAAGGGTTCTAGAATGGCCTCTACAGCGAAGGCACCTCGGCGCCGCACAGTTCAGCATATAACTCAGGGTAGGCGTGCTGTAGACGCTCCAACTCCTGTTCAGCCCCTTCTGGAAGGGCGTCGCGAAGTTCTTGCATATCTTCAGGGCTAAAGTGTTTATCAATCAGCGGGAATAAGCCTTCGCGCTCAAGACGCAGGTAGGCACGGTGCGCCTCAAGATACGCTTTTAAATCTTGTGTAAAGCGATCCATCGGCAGGACATTATCCATCAGAATCGTGTCGATATCGTTGGAAAGCTGCCGCAGACGCGGCTTAAGCTCACGATAATCAGCCGCCATTTGCTCCATTAACTGAAGATGTTCAGGCGCTTTAGCTTCTAGCCGCTCCACACAGATCCGTTCCAGCGGACTAGCAAAACCTTCCATATAGGAAAGAATGTAGTCCACCACCTCGCGCATCAACTGAAAGTTAGGGCGCTCCCCCAGGAGCAGTGTTTTCTGCTTTAGCTGTAGCACATGGAGCATACGCGCCATATTGGCATGATCTAGACGCAGTTGGTTTAACATCGTGCCGTCTCCTTCATAAGTGTCATGCTTGCCGCTCCCCTCAGGAGCCAGGCACGCGATCATGAACTCTGCCTGCTGATCTTGGCTGGTTTCCACTACACTAGCGTTACTATTTACCATGCACCCCACGGCGATTACTAGCTAACCACTGTGGCCATCCGCACGGACTTTCTCATGAGTTATGCCAAAGGTAGTCTCACAAGACGCCGTTTACCACAGACACTTGTTTACAGCGTGTTGTTCAACGTCTCGATTTACAACGGAAGTTTACATGGACCTTTTTGACCGGCAGCATGCCTCACCCGCCGAAGATGCGCCGCTCGCTTACCGCATGCGACCGCAGACACTCGATGACTATATTGGACAGAATGCGCTGGTAGGGCCAGATAAACCGCTGCGACGTATGGCGGAGTCTGGCGTGGTGCGCTCAATGATTTTATGGGGGCCACCTGGCGTAGGTAAGACCACCCTAGCAGAACTGTTAGCACGCGCTTCCAGCGCCCATCTGGAGCACCTGAGCGCCGTTATGGCCGGGGTAAAAGAGATTCGCTTAGTTGTCGAGCGCGCCCAACAAAGCACCTCACCAACGCTGCTTTTTTTAGATGAGATTCACCGGCTTAACAAAAGCCAGCAAGATGCGCTGCTACCCCACGTTGAGTCAGGTTTACTCACCCTCATAGGGGCCACAACCGAAAATCCATCCTTTGAAGTGAACTCTGCACTGCTATCCCGTGCACGGGTCTATGTACTTAAATCTCTCAGCCAAGATGAGTTGATAGCGGTAATGCGCCAAGCGTTAAGCGACCCACAGCGCGGCCTTGGCAAGCGCGCTATTGACGTTGAAGATGGCGTTTTGGAAGCGTTCGCACACGCCAGCGCTGGCGATGCGCGCCGAGCCTTG from Halomonas sp. 7T harbors:
- a CDS encoding NAD-glutamate dehydrogenase, coding for MHYVAIEESRQDLLKQLQERLEAQLEPARAADVEAFARHFYATVPVEDLIDRRLDDLYGATLSIWQFLQNHDPLSPKVRVFNPDFEEHGWQSTHTFVAVLHEDMPFLVDSVRIELNRRGLTVHAIQNAVFAVARNGQYQLQNLASPRDEDAPDARESLIVIEVDRHTDPDALANIESKLHEVLRDVRTAVSDFDAMCGQITTAIQELEKNCPPQIDPDDHEEAIAFLEWLLKDNFTFLGYDEYLLEGNELQRDSNSVLGVFRLDQPRYRERIRTEEGIDEHNAYVLVPQLLSFAKSAHHSRVHRPTYPDYITVDRYDDDGNVIGERRFFGLFTSTVYNESPRNIPLLRRKLKAVMDIAGFNPHGHNGKQLLQVLEVYPRDDLFQISTEALASTALGILNIRERRQVRLFIRADVSGKFYSCLVFVPRDVFSTDLRQRIQAMLCDELDAHFGDFNTYLSESVLARIQLILRFNGEAPSQYDLKRLESKVARLARSWRDDLQAAMIEGFGEERANLLIEQFHEAFSASYREDFNARTAVFDVQHLLNLDSGSDISLSLYRPLEEQAGGMNLKLYHRESQIPLSDVLPMMENLGLRVIGERPYDINAPQQRYWIHDFELEHSSEGVNLSAMRDTFSEAFKRIWAGEAENDAFNRLIIGAGLDWREVAMLRGYARYLKQIRFGMSQDYFAATLVNYPAITQGLVELFRLRFDPAHQHGTTEECVARLNEHLEGVASLNDDQLLRRFMELIQATLRTNYYQQTESGGFKDYIAYKLEPSKVTGMPKPRPAFEIFVCSPRVEGVHLRGGKVARGGLRWSDRQEDFRTEVLGLVKAQQVKNSVIVPVGAKGGFVCKRMPENADRETQQKEGIACYKIFIRALLDITDNLVGGEVVPPQNVVRHDEDDTYLVVAADKGTATFSDIANEISVEYGHWLGDAFASGGANGYDHKKMAITARGAWESVKRHFKNLGVNTQKDLFTAVGIGDMAGDVFGNGMLLSDKIQLVGAFNHLHIFVDPNPDADAAFAERTRLFNLPRSSWEDYNAELISKGGGVFNRSAKSIAISPEMQQVFGIQDARLSPNDLIRAMLKAKIDLLWNGGIGTYVKGSEETDADVGDKANDALRINGTELRCRVVGEGGNLGFTQRGRMEAAANGVRVYTDFIDNAGGVNCSDHEVNIKILIDEVVKRGDMTDKQRNQLLADMTEEVADLVILDNYRQTQALDLSEILSKQGMGPFRRFISELESAGQIDRELEFLPADDVLKERVSSNQGMRLPELAVLISYAKSTLKGDLINSDIPDDLYIHRHLERLFPAVLTERYQSEMYEHRLKREIVATQVANDLVDHMGIVFVRRLMDSTGAGRADIARAYIVARDAFNLPALWAQIESLDNQVPSRVQYSMMLELMRMIRRATRWFLRTHLGLSTQDAIEFFGPRLAQLQEGIGELLSGEEQAAWRKRCDELQDAGVPEALASTVAAAPSLYAGLGIIQAARVTNEKPQRVAEVFYEIGSRLELPWMIQQVTHLEVRDAWQAQARETFRDDIDRQQLALTTSVLKLEAGSRDTQERVAQWLEQHAELHRRWCRLIDEVRGGSEGGFALFAVAIRELVDLAESDSEA
- the trmA gene encoding tRNA (uridine(54)-C5)-methyltransferase TrmA — its product is MAIPTVDPARYAAQLADKQAYLESTFATFKTPDLEVYPSPPSHYRQRCEFRIWHEKDDLFYAMFEVDPDNPKNKKVVRLDQFPVASEQINALMPQLREAFLASDELRRRLFQIEFLTTLSGEALVTLIYHRPLGEAWEEEARALEKALGIMIIGRSRKQRIVLTQDHVWERLTVNGRTLHYQQVENSFTQPNAHICQTMLEWAHEVTAGRQSEDLVELYCGNGNFTIALADNFRQVLATEISRTSVASANVNLAANSVTNAQIARMSAEEFSLALRGEKVGRRVAEMGLESYDFSTVLVDPPRAGLDEQSCQQISEYDQIVYISCNPATLAENLTILTKTHRIERFALFDQFPFTHHCECGVWLTRNPVAQE
- the murI gene encoding glutamate racemase, with the translated sequence MTGPVLIFDSGVGGLSVANALRSHYPKVSMCYACDNAWLPYGLRDDDALAARIVAVCQAAVDACQASLLVVACNTASTLALDGLRQTLMIPVVGTVPAIKPAAFTSKTRHIGLLATTATVNRPYTQGLIDSFASDCLVTKVAADALVTEAEAWLAGTPLNATRIYQALQPLWQATQAIPALDTVVLGCTHFPLLKPMLTTLAPTPLAWVDSGDAIARRVGQIAKQLAFDASDGRCFTTAPANALIDGFARYGFRKPQQLLLPAVS
- a CDS encoding hemerythrin domain-containing protein; protein product: MLNQLRLDHANMARMLHVLQLKQKTLLLGERPNFQLMREVVDYILSYMEGFASPLERICVERLEAKAPEHLQLMEQMAADYRELKPRLRQLSNDIDTILMDNVLPMDRFTQDLKAYLEAHRAYLRLEREGLFPLIDKHFSPEDMQELRDALPEGAEQELERLQHAYPELYAELCGAEVPSL